TATAATTTTGCTCTTCGGGTTTTCCCTTTTTTTAAAACTACTACTTTTGCTACATTCGGTGAATGAAGTTGAAATATTTTTTCGACCCCAACCCCTTTGGATATTTTTCTTACTGTAAATGATTCTTTGCTTCCACCATGTTTTTTAGCTATTACAATCCCTTTAAATATCTGCACTCTTTCTCTGGTGCCTTCAATAATTT
The sequence above is a segment of the Candidatus Atribacteria bacterium genome. Coding sequences within it:
- the rplS gene encoding 50S ribosomal protein L19, translating into MIDYIRQLEEEQLKKENSDFVTGDTVEVYQKIIEGTRERVQIFKGIVIAKKHGGSKESFTVRKISKGVGVEKIFQLHSPNVAKVVVLKKGKTRRAKLYYLRDRIGKTSKVKEKR